A region from the Campylobacter subantarcticus LMG 24377 genome encodes:
- a CDS encoding sodium/hydrogen exchanger family protein, producing MLAGVIDAQAATDLKILLVVAGCLLTSPYIAKFLKLPLSATEIMLGSFIGFLGFIGESENFKLLANAGFYYLMFIAGMEINLKTFLNTERSLLNKALIYIILLYVFSVLAVESVDISYIFVIIIPVMSVGLLSTLYRDFGKNCEWLNVSMVVATLAEVVSIVLLTIAAAFLGKGADLFSLTQNLLYLVGFLALCIFGFKFLEVLFWWYPQLKTILMPWQDQNEKDIRFCMAIFIAIVAIMIYFKLEVALGAFIAGSFIATFFDHKKDLEHKLSSFGYGFLIPIFFIYIGSSFKLQMLLNTQVLIIAFSLTLFMIALRILCAMVFFKNLGLKHTFLFGLSHSMPLTLLIAIATLSYQTNIITQDIYSGLVLTALLEAILAISLIKFINNLSRK from the coding sequence TTGCTAGCGGGTGTCATTGATGCTCAAGCTGCTACGGACTTAAAAATTTTACTAGTCGTAGCAGGGTGCTTGCTAACCTCACCTTATATTGCTAAATTTTTAAAACTCCCACTTTCAGCCACTGAAATTATGCTTGGTTCTTTTATAGGATTTTTAGGTTTTATTGGCGAGAGTGAAAATTTTAAGCTTTTAGCTAATGCAGGGTTTTATTACCTTATGTTTATAGCAGGCATGGAGATCAATCTAAAAACCTTTTTAAATACAGAAAGAAGCTTGCTTAATAAAGCTTTGATTTATATCATACTTTTATATGTTTTTAGTGTTTTAGCGGTTGAAAGCGTGGATATTTCTTATATTTTTGTCATTATCATACCTGTAATGAGTGTGGGATTACTCTCAACACTTTATAGGGATTTTGGAAAAAATTGTGAGTGGCTTAATGTATCTATGGTAGTAGCTACTTTGGCTGAAGTTGTGAGCATAGTTTTACTTACCATAGCAGCTGCGTTTTTAGGAAAAGGAGCTGATCTTTTCTCGCTTACTCAAAATTTATTGTACTTGGTGGGTTTTTTGGCTCTTTGTATTTTTGGCTTTAAATTTCTAGAAGTGTTATTTTGGTGGTATCCACAACTTAAAACCATACTCATGCCTTGGCAAGATCAAAATGAAAAAGATATAAGATTTTGTATGGCTATTTTTATAGCCATAGTTGCGATTATGATTTATTTTAAACTTGAAGTTGCACTGGGAGCTTTTATCGCAGGTTCATTTATAGCTACTTTTTTTGATCACAAAAAAGATCTAGAGCATAAACTTTCTAGTTTTGGCTATGGCTTTTTAATCCCTATATTTTTCATTTATATAGGATCAAGCTTTAAACTTCAAATGCTTTTAAATACGCAAGTTTTAATTATCGCTTTTTCTCTTACACTTTTTATGATAGCCTTAAGAATACTTTGCGCTATGGTTTTTTTCAAAAATTTAGGTTTAAAACATACTTTTTTATTTGGTTTAAGCCACTCAATGCCATTAACCTTACTTATTGCCATAGCCACTCTTTCTTATCAAACCAATATCATCACTCAAGATATATACTCAGGATTAGTGCTTACTGCCTTGCTTGAAGCGATTTTAGCTATTAGCTTGATTAAATTTATCAATAATCTTAGTAGAAAATAA
- a CDS encoding biotin synthase — translation MQIMLCAISNIASGGCGEDCKYCTQSAHVKTNINKYKRKDIDQIVLEAKMAKKNEALGFCLVTAGAGLDDEKLEYVCKVAHAVQKEVEGLLLIACNGIANLDQLKELKKAGIFSYNHNLETSKEFFPNICSTHTWEQRFQTNLYAKEAGLMLCCGGIYGLGESEADRKSFRASLKELDPFSSPINFFIPNENLKLKQTLLDPDEALNIIKDTKKDLPNAHIMIAGGREVVLKERQYEIFDAGASAIVVGDYLTTKGEEPSKDIQKLKQMGFSFASGCH, via the coding sequence ATGCAAATCATGCTTTGTGCTATATCTAATATAGCAAGTGGAGGGTGCGGGGAGGACTGCAAGTACTGCACCCAAAGCGCTCATGTAAAAACAAATATCAACAAATATAAAAGAAAAGATATAGATCAAATTGTTTTAGAAGCTAAAATGGCTAAAAAAAATGAAGCTTTAGGTTTTTGTTTGGTTACAGCTGGTGCTGGGCTTGATGATGAAAAACTTGAATATGTGTGTAAAGTAGCCCATGCGGTACAAAAAGAAGTAGAAGGGCTTTTGCTTATAGCTTGTAATGGTATAGCCAATTTAGATCAACTCAAGGAATTAAAAAAAGCAGGAATTTTTTCATACAACCATAATCTAGAAACTTCTAAAGAATTTTTCCCAAATATTTGCTCTACACATACTTGGGAGCAAAGATTTCAAACCAATCTTTATGCCAAAGAAGCAGGCTTGATGCTTTGCTGTGGTGGAATTTATGGTCTTGGGGAAAGTGAAGCTGATAGAAAAAGTTTTCGAGCTAGCTTAAAAGAACTTGATCCTTTTTCTTCGCCTATTAATTTTTTCATACCAAATGAAAATTTAAAACTCAAACAAACTTTACTTGATCCTGATGAGGCATTAAATATCATCAAAGACACCAAAAAAGACTTACCAAATGCACATATCATGATAGCAGGTGGTAGAGAAGTCGTACTAAAAGAAAGACAGTATGAAATTTTTGACGCAGGAGCTAGCGCTATAGTAGTAGGAGACTATCTTACAACTAAAGGCGAAGAACCAAGCAAAGATATACAAAAACTAAAACAAATGGGGTTTAGCTTTGCTAGCGGGTGTCATTGA
- a CDS encoding motility associated factor glycosyltransferase family protein has product MFLQKNLQALEFTNKPLQEKIASLKEESFIDIFPSQTPVVPSREDLLKPNIFFCGIGEGLFLKKLINKHIFIFDKAEFFANVLTKMDLSQELSSGKIYLCDVEEKRLEEYLVLLFSQKDCFEYLGLFKLLPYSECYEQSPIFDFAYQKSLSVIKRVVGNVDTSFTMDVKIYKQFLFNIPCVLENTPFQRFIYENKGKNKSVIVVCAGPSLNKQLDLLKAYQDDYVIFALDATYKTLLKNEIYPDFVFSMDIYDKCICFYENLPSSKKEPIYIASSAMHEKLMHFFKTKVNKIFTIQNLDYQQKFNLNDFGYLDIGVNVAHFAYSFAIVLGFSNVIMIGQDLAFNEMGNSHADTSVFTFHDVEAAEHTAAKLEVLAYGRSAFVQTHIGWDEFRKRLEVLFLSHPHVKFYNATEGGSFIDYTIEKPFGEVLELLKDSKKDYILPNALSFNRQKKLLAKTLEILQKDHLELSTLHEDAKKILNILEQHQTQTTLHEELFNIITRFNLLLDESKILQSFMYKALFYHRGFFHTGLYEDSQSALEKYINFLKIFIEFSTLSLKSLSQAIQKYKDLLKV; this is encoded by the coding sequence ATGTTTTTGCAAAAAAATTTACAAGCATTGGAATTTACCAACAAACCTTTGCAAGAAAAAATCGCTTCTTTAAAAGAAGAAAGTTTTATCGATATATTTCCAAGTCAAACTCCGGTTGTACCTTCTAGAGAGGATTTGCTTAAACCTAACATATTTTTTTGTGGTATAGGTGAGGGTTTGTTTTTAAAAAAATTGATCAATAAGCATATTTTTATTTTTGATAAAGCTGAGTTTTTTGCTAATGTTTTGACTAAGATGGATTTAAGTCAAGAGCTTTCAAGCGGAAAAATATATCTTTGTGATGTGGAAGAAAAAAGATTAGAGGAATATCTTGTTTTGCTTTTTTCTCAAAAAGACTGCTTTGAGTATTTGGGTTTATTTAAGCTTTTACCATATAGTGAGTGTTATGAACAAAGTCCGATATTTGATTTTGCTTATCAAAAGTCTTTGAGTGTTATAAAAAGAGTAGTAGGGAATGTTGATACTAGTTTTACCATGGATGTTAAAATTTATAAGCAGTTTTTATTTAATATTCCTTGTGTGTTAGAAAATACTCCTTTTCAAAGATTTATTTATGAAAATAAAGGGAAAAATAAAAGCGTCATTGTGGTGTGTGCTGGACCTTCTTTAAACAAACAACTTGATCTTTTAAAGGCTTATCAAGATGATTATGTGATATTTGCTTTAGATGCTACTTATAAGACTTTGCTTAAAAATGAAATATATCCAGATTTTGTTTTTTCTATGGATATTTATGATAAATGTATTTGTTTTTATGAAAATTTACCATCAAGTAAAAAAGAACCAATTTATATCGCGAGTTCTGCTATGCATGAAAAACTAATGCATTTTTTTAAAACAAAAGTTAATAAAATTTTTACAATACAAAATTTAGATTATCAACAAAAATTTAATCTAAATGATTTTGGCTATTTGGATATAGGTGTTAATGTAGCACATTTTGCATATAGTTTCGCTATAGTTTTAGGTTTTTCTAATGTCATCATGATAGGTCAAGATTTAGCTTTTAACGAAATGGGTAATTCTCACGCAGATACTAGTGTTTTTACTTTTCATGATGTAGAAGCAGCTGAGCATACAGCTGCAAAGCTTGAAGTGTTAGCTTATGGTAGATCAGCTTTTGTGCAAACTCATATAGGTTGGGATGAGTTTCGAAAGAGACTTGAAGTGTTATTTCTTTCTCATCCTCATGTGAAATTTTATAATGCCACAGAAGGAGGATCCTTTATCGACTATACTATAGAAAAACCTTTTGGAGAGGTTTTGGAGCTATTAAAAGATAGTAAAAAAGATTATATTTTGCCTAATGCTTTAAGTTTCAATAGACAAAAAAAATTACTAGCAAAAACACTAGAAATTTTACAAAAAGATCATTTAGAACTAAGCACTTTACATGAAGATGCTAAGAAAATTTTAAATATTTTAGAGCAACATCAAACGCAAACAACTCTTCATGAAGAGTTGTTCAATATCATCACTCGGTTTAATCTTTTATTAGATGAGAGCAAAATACTGCAAAGTTTTATGTATAAAGCTTTGTTTTACCATAGAGGGTTTTTTCATACTGGTTTATATGAAGATTCTCAAAGTGCTTTAGAAAAATATATCAATTTTTTGAAAATTTTTATAGAATTTAGTACTTTAAGTCTTAAAAGTCTTTCACAAGCAATACAAAAATATAAAGATTTACTAAAAGTATAA
- a CDS encoding flagellin A has translation MGFRINTNVASLNAQNNANLNSRALDSSLARLSSGLRINSAADDASGMAIADSLRSQANTLGQAISNGNDALGILQTADKAMDEQLKILDTIKVKATQAAQDGQTTKTRNMLQADINRLMEQLDNIANQTSFNGKQLLSGGFVNQEFQVGSQSNQSIKASIGSTQSSKIGVTRFETGSMSNDSGVVKLTIKNYNGIDDFTFQPVVISTSVGTGMGALAEEINRVSDVTGVRASFLVETTGVGNIKADKTSKDFAINGVKIGEVEYKDGDENGALISAINSVKDTTGVEAAKDANGRLILTSRDGRGIKIEGSMGMGSGVMKGDYENYGRLSLVKNDGKDIQIAGDSLSTIGMGATQMISQASVSLRESKGNIDTNVADAMGFNAYKGGGKMIVTFSSVSAFMASSGSGMSAGSGFSVGSGKEMSKLYNSTDALAFVTAFSAAFGVSAAGNGSSQFANLDISIAAKDQQAGVTTLKGAMAVMDIAETAITNLDKIRADIGSVQNQITATLNNISVTQVNIKSAESNIRDVDFAAESANFAKHNILAQSGSYAMSQANAVQQNVMRLLQ, from the coding sequence ATGGGATTTCGTATAAATACTAATGTGGCATCTTTAAATGCTCAAAACAATGCGAATTTAAATTCAAGAGCATTGGATAGTTCTCTAGCTAGACTTAGTTCAGGTCTTAGAATCAACTCTGCAGCTGATGATGCTTCTGGTATGGCAATTGCAGATAGTTTAAGATCACAGGCAAACACACTAGGTCAGGCAATTAGCAATGGTAATGATGCTTTAGGTATTTTACAAACAGCTGATAAAGCTATGGATGAGCAGCTTAAAATCTTAGATACCATCAAAGTAAAAGCTACTCAAGCAGCTCAAGATGGACAAACTACTAAAACAAGAAACATGCTTCAAGCTGATATCAATCGTTTGATGGAGCAACTTGACAATATCGCAAATCAAACATCATTCAATGGTAAGCAACTTTTAAGCGGTGGTTTTGTAAATCAAGAATTTCAAGTAGGTTCTCAATCAAATCAAAGCATTAAAGCAAGTATTGGTTCAACTCAATCAAGCAAAATCGGTGTAACTAGATTTGAAACAGGTTCTATGTCCAATGATAGTGGAGTAGTTAAGCTAACCATTAAAAATTATAATGGTATAGATGATTTTACATTTCAACCGGTTGTGATTTCAACTTCAGTTGGAACAGGTATGGGTGCTTTGGCTGAAGAGATTAATAGGGTTTCAGATGTAACAGGAGTTAGAGCTAGTTTTTTAGTAGAAACTACGGGTGTTGGTAATATTAAGGCTGATAAAACTTCTAAAGATTTTGCTATTAATGGGGTAAAAATTGGCGAGGTTGAGTATAAAGATGGTGATGAAAATGGAGCTTTGATTTCAGCAATTAATTCAGTTAAAGATACTACAGGAGTTGAAGCAGCTAAGGATGCAAATGGTAGGCTTATACTAACTTCAAGAGATGGTAGAGGGATTAAAATAGAAGGTAGTATGGGCATGGGCTCTGGTGTTATGAAGGGTGATTATGAAAATTATGGTCGTTTGTCTTTAGTTAAAAACGATGGTAAAGATATTCAAATTGCTGGAGATAGTCTTTCTACTATAGGTATGGGAGCAACTCAAATGATCTCTCAAGCTTCTGTATCTTTAAGAGAATCAAAAGGAAATATCGACACCAATGTAGCTGATGCTATGGGCTTTAATGCTTATAAAGGTGGTGGCAAGATGATTGTAACTTTTTCATCTGTTTCTGCTTTTATGGCTTCATCTGGTAGTGGTATGAGTGCTGGTTCAGGTTTTTCTGTAGGTAGTGGTAAAGAGATGTCCAAATTGTATAATTCTACCGATGCATTAGCTTTTGTAACAGCTTTTTCAGCAGCTTTTGGTGTGAGTGCAGCAGGTAATGGCTCATCACAATTTGCTAATCTTGATATTTCTATAGCAGCTAAAGATCAGCAAGCTGGAGTTACTACACTTAAAGGTGCTATGGCGGTGATGGATATCGCTGAAACAGCTATTACCAATCTTGATAAAATCAGAGCTGACATAGGTTCAGTGCAAAATCAAATCACAGCAACACTTAACAATATCAGCGTAACTCAAGTAAATATCAAATCAGCTGAATCTAATATTAGAGATGTTGATTTTGCGGCAGAGAGTGCAAACTTTGCTAAGCATAACATCTTAGCTCAAAGTGGATCTTATGCTATGAGTCAAGCTAATGCTGTGCAACAAAATGTAATGAGATTATTACAATAG
- a CDS encoding flagellin A, whose translation MGFRINTNIGAMNAHANSTITARELDKSLARLSSGLRINSAADDASGMAIADSLRSQAATLGQAINNGNDAIGILQTADKAMDEQLKILDTIKVKATQAAQDGQSAKTRNMLQADINRLMEQLDNIANQTSFNGKQLLSGNFVNQEFQLGSQSNQSIKASIGPTQSSKIGVTRFETGSQAQDSGVVQLTIKNYNGVDDFKFQPVVISTSVGTGMGALAEEINRVSDVTGVRASFLVETTGVGPIKAGETSDDFKINGVTIGKIEYQDSDQNGALVAAINSVKDTTGVEAARDPNGRLILTSRDGRGIKIEGSMGMGSGVMKGDYENYGRLSLVKNDGKDILISGTSLSTIGMGATQMISQASVSLRESKGRIDTNVADAMGFNAYKGGGKMIVTFSSVSAFMASSGSGMSAGSGFSVGSGKEMSKLYNSTDALAFVTAFSAAFGVSAAGNGSSQFANLDISIAGKDQTPGVTTLKGAMAVMDIVETATANLDAIRADIGAVQNQITATLNNISVTQVNIKSAESNIRDVDFAAESANFSKYNILAQSGSYAMSQANAVQQNVLKLLQ comes from the coding sequence ATGGGTTTTAGAATAAACACCAATATAGGTGCAATGAATGCACATGCGAATTCAACCATTACAGCAAGGGAATTAGATAAATCTCTAGCTAGACTTAGTTCAGGTCTTAGAATCAACTCTGCAGCTGATGATGCTTCTGGTATGGCAATTGCAGATAGTTTGAGATCACAAGCTGCAACCTTAGGTCAAGCTATTAATAATGGTAATGATGCTATTGGCATACTTCAAACAGCTGATAAAGCTATGGATGAGCAGCTTAAAATCTTAGATACCATCAAAGTAAAAGCTACTCAAGCAGCTCAAGATGGACAAAGTGCTAAAACAAGAAACATGCTTCAAGCTGATATCAATCGTTTGATGGAGCAACTTGACAATATCGCAAATCAAACATCATTCAATGGTAAGCAACTTTTAAGTGGAAATTTTGTAAATCAAGAATTTCAATTAGGTTCTCAATCAAATCAAAGCATTAAAGCAAGTATTGGTCCAACTCAATCAAGCAAAATCGGTGTAACTAGATTTGAAACAGGTTCTCAAGCTCAAGATAGTGGAGTGGTTCAACTTACCATTAAAAATTATAATGGAGTGGATGATTTTAAATTTCAACCGGTTGTGATTTCAACTTCAGTTGGAACAGGTATGGGTGCTTTGGCTGAAGAGATTAATAGGGTTTCAGATGTAACAGGAGTTAGAGCTAGTTTTTTAGTAGAAACTACGGGTGTTGGTCCTATTAAAGCTGGTGAAACAAGTGATGATTTTAAAATCAATGGTGTGACTATAGGAAAGATAGAATATCAAGATAGTGATCAAAATGGAGCCTTGGTTGCAGCAATTAATTCAGTTAAAGATACTACAGGAGTTGAAGCAGCAAGAGATCCAAATGGTAGGCTTATACTAACTTCAAGAGATGGTAGAGGGATTAAAATAGAAGGTAGTATGGGCATGGGCTCTGGTGTTATGAAGGGTGATTATGAAAATTATGGTCGTTTGTCTTTAGTTAAAAACGATGGTAAAGATATATTAATCTCAGGAACTAGTCTTTCTACTATAGGTATGGGAGCAACTCAAATGATCTCTCAAGCTTCTGTGTCTTTAAGAGAGTCAAAAGGAAGAATTGACACCAATGTAGCTGATGCTATGGGCTTTAATGCTTATAAAGGTGGTGGCAAGATGATCGTTACTTTTTCATCTGTTTCTGCTTTTATGGCTTCATCTGGTAGTGGTATGAGTGCTGGTTCAGGTTTTTCTGTAGGTAGTGGTAAAGAGATGTCCAAATTGTATAATTCTACCGATGCATTAGCTTTTGTAACAGCTTTTTCAGCAGCTTTTGGTGTGAGTGCAGCAGGTAATGGCTCATCACAATTTGCTAATCTTGATATTTCTATAGCAGGAAAAGATCAAACTCCTGGAGTTACTACACTTAAAGGTGCTATGGCGGTGATGGATATAGTGGAAACTGCTACAGCTAATTTAGATGCTATTAGAGCTGACATAGGTGCAGTGCAAAATCAAATCACAGCAACACTTAATAACATCAGCGTAACTCAAGTAAATATTAAATCAGCTGAATCTAATATTAGAGATGTTGATTTTGCGGCAGAGAGTGCGAATTTTTCTAAATATAATATCTTAGCTCAAAGTGGATCTTATGCTATGAGCCAAGCTAATGCTGTGCAACAAAATGTTTTAAAACTCTTACAATAA
- a CDS encoding motility associated factor glycosyltransferase family protein — MKTEIFKKNLNSLKGNEYKNLKQKLSKIKESKDYAYEFGNDPLHCNIIFQNSKLLYNKDPLKELEEKLAFFKKEYTRYPILFFYGLGNGILYKSLLANKKHERIIVFERDLELMFLVLSMINFSKEFAQGRFILIHTKEMTYTKADTLCSFLDLFLKTYDLHIHCEFYEEQKEEIRFINDLNSQAIKSIALRRGNDPIDAMQGIEQFVLNIPKMLTHPSFKELKTKRSNKSKNAILVATGPSLKKQLPMLKQYANKATIFCADSAYPILAKEGIKPDYVCMLERDDFVSSCFDNDFKEFDKDITFILVSLVHKKSIEFLEKNKRKYILVSKSLPFAYSLGLHDFGYVSGGMSVAHLNCEIAITLGHENIILIGQDLAYSNDGKSHSEGFLHEDYHDGDFERDKDKYQIKAYGGKGLVQSSEVWLLFKQVFENLIQRYKNVKIYNATEGGARIEGSIEKPFKTLCEDLLTKDLKKPFTKLHNLKRKEQLNLMLQAYKQIKINIKLSEKFLKACKKLHKEINHKSKTRYTLNELNTKIDSLKETLESKKYIFLREVISPSLFHLESTFSNIYVYHMQNESDKQNKLVAWIEAHKTWIEELSELVLVQEKALKIAIIPLQDILEKKNLI; from the coding sequence ATGAAAACAGAAATTTTTAAAAAAAATTTAAATTCTTTAAAAGGAAACGAGTATAAAAACTTAAAACAAAAACTAAGCAAGATTAAAGAAAGTAAAGATTATGCTTATGAATTTGGAAATGATCCACTCCATTGTAATATCATTTTTCAAAATTCCAAACTTCTTTACAATAAAGATCCTTTAAAAGAACTAGAAGAAAAACTAGCATTTTTTAAAAAAGAATATACAAGATATCCTATATTGTTTTTCTATGGCCTAGGCAATGGAATTTTATACAAAAGCTTACTTGCAAATAAAAAACATGAAAGAATTATAGTTTTTGAAAGAGATTTAGAATTAATGTTTTTAGTTTTAAGCATGATTAATTTTTCTAAAGAATTTGCTCAAGGTAGATTTATACTCATACATACGAAAGAAATGACTTATACTAAAGCTGATACACTATGTTCTTTTTTAGATTTATTTTTAAAAACTTATGATTTGCATATTCATTGTGAATTTTATGAAGAGCAAAAAGAAGAAATACGCTTTATTAATGATTTAAATTCTCAAGCTATAAAAAGTATAGCTTTAAGAAGGGGAAATGATCCAATCGATGCGATGCAAGGGATTGAACAATTTGTATTAAATATACCAAAAATGCTAACTCATCCAAGTTTTAAAGAATTAAAAACAAAAAGAAGCAATAAAAGCAAAAATGCCATTTTAGTAGCTACTGGCCCCTCTTTAAAAAAACAACTTCCCATGCTTAAACAATACGCTAACAAAGCTACTATATTTTGTGCTGATAGTGCTTATCCTATCTTAGCTAAAGAAGGTATAAAGCCTGATTATGTTTGTATGCTAGAAAGAGATGATTTTGTTTCTTCTTGTTTTGATAATGATTTTAAAGAATTTGATAAAGATATTACTTTTATACTAGTTTCTTTAGTGCATAAAAAAAGTATTGAATTTTTAGAAAAAAACAAAAGAAAATACATATTAGTTTCTAAATCTTTACCCTTTGCTTATTCTTTAGGATTGCATGATTTTGGCTATGTAAGCGGGGGTATGAGTGTGGCTCATTTAAATTGTGAAATAGCAATTACACTAGGACATGAAAACATCATCTTAATCGGTCAAGATCTAGCATATAGCAATGATGGTAAAAGCCATAGCGAAGGATTTTTACATGAAGATTATCATGATGGAGATTTTGAAAGAGATAAAGATAAATACCAAATTAAAGCATATGGTGGAAAAGGTTTGGTGCAAAGTTCTGAAGTTTGGCTTTTATTTAAACAAGTATTTGAAAATTTAATCCAAAGATATAAAAATGTAAAAATTTACAATGCCACAGAAGGTGGAGCAAGGATAGAAGGAAGTATAGAAAAACCTTTTAAAACATTATGCGAAGATTTATTAACCAAAGATCTTAAAAAACCTTTTACAAAATTACATAATTTAAAACGCAAAGAGCAATTAAATTTAATGTTACAAGCTTATAAACAAATAAAAATCAATATAAAATTAAGTGAGAAATTTTTAAAAGCTTGCAAAAAGCTACATAAAGAAATCAATCATAAAAGCAAAACACGCTACACTCTTAATGAATTAAACACAAAAATAGACTCTTTAAAAGAAACCCTAGAAAGTAAAAAATACATTTTTTTAAGAGAAGTGATTAGTCCATCATTGTTTCATTTAGAAAGCACTTTTTCAAATATTTATGTATATCATATGCAAAATGAAAGCGATAAACAAAACAAACTTGTAGCTTGGATTGAAGCTCATAAAACTTGGATTGAAGAACTAAGCGAACTTGTTTTAGTGCAAGAAAAAGCATTAAAAATTGCTATCATACCTTTACAAGATATTTTAGAGAAAAAGAATTTAATTTAA
- a CDS encoding motility associated factor glycosyltransferase family protein: protein MDKTLFKKNISALNENFQTIFKNIKKTKYKILQGKDSLDINIVDKWGGVIYENALMELNSKLNFYHQNYKLHPVLYFYGFGNGILYKALLQNPNLKHIVVFEKDFELIYLLFFYIDFSQELKQGKLIIAEENPQNCALLALMSKNPFREFIRTYFLEPHCKYYEQFEQSILNLNQKILSNIRSIATIKGTDAKDTLQGIDQFIQNIPTMLSKPCLKELLNKRKAKAKNAIIVSTGPSLSKQLPLLKQYQENVVIFCADSAYSILQLENIKPDYVFMVERSDFTAEFFNNDFKDFDKDIIFILTSLVHPNALKYLEKNNRKFMLISKETFETYFKLNAFGYVDYAISVAHLAFIAANLLEFKNIIFIGQDLAYNDLGESHPKNYKHSATYESQMDKFNTIAYRGKGFVKTHIAWDMFRVNLEHLFTLSKAKIYNATEGGARIEGSIEKPFKTLCETLLKEKIDKNFERLDNLKYTKKQEYLLKAYHQINLLLKDITHYLQKYTDIILFIKDNFDNFSKIIQFLNDFDLDDFKNNELIKLLLTCYLEQMRFVLAKIYTIIPSDENILLQKNQAWINLHLEYFQLIVITLENLKNLILQNKKIIENELLKNDLEKYIKN, encoded by the coding sequence ATGGACAAAACTCTTTTTAAAAAAAATATTTCTGCTTTAAATGAAAATTTTCAAACTATTTTTAAAAATATCAAAAAAACAAAATACAAAATTTTGCAAGGAAAAGACTCGCTAGATATTAATATCGTCGATAAATGGGGGGGGGTAATCTATGAAAATGCTTTAATGGAATTAAACTCTAAATTGAATTTTTATCATCAAAATTATAAACTTCATCCGGTGCTTTATTTTTATGGTTTTGGTAATGGAATTTTATATAAAGCCCTTTTGCAAAATCCAAATTTAAAACATATTGTAGTTTTTGAAAAAGATTTTGAGCTTATATATCTTTTATTTTTTTATATTGATTTTTCACAAGAATTAAAACAAGGCAAATTAATCATTGCGGAAGAAAATCCACAAAATTGTGCTTTGCTTGCTTTAATGTCTAAAAATCCATTTAGAGAGTTCATACGAACTTATTTTTTAGAGCCTCATTGTAAGTATTATGAGCAATTTGAACAAAGCATTTTAAATTTAAATCAAAAAATACTATCTAATATAAGATCCATAGCCACCATAAAAGGCACAGATGCAAAAGATACCTTACAAGGCATAGATCAATTTATACAAAACATCCCTACTATGCTATCAAAACCTTGTTTAAAAGAATTACTCAACAAAAGAAAAGCTAAAGCAAAAAATGCCATTATAGTTTCAACCGGACCATCTTTAAGCAAACAACTTCCTTTGCTTAAACAATACCAAGAAAATGTTGTGATTTTTTGTGCTGATAGTGCTTATAGCATTTTGCAACTTGAAAACATTAAACCTGATTATGTTTTTATGGTAGAAAGAAGCGATTTTACAGCTGAATTTTTTAATAATGATTTTAAAGATTTTGATAAAGACATTATATTCATATTAACATCGCTAGTTCATCCTAATGCTTTAAAATATTTAGAAAAAAATAATAGAAAATTTATGCTAATTTCAAAAGAAACCTTTGAAACATATTTTAAACTCAACGCTTTTGGTTATGTAGATTATGCAATTTCAGTAGCACATTTAGCTTTTATAGCTGCTAATTTATTGGAATTTAAAAATATCATTTTTATTGGACAAGATTTAGCCTATAATGATTTAGGCGAGTCTCATCCAAAAAATTATAAACATAGCGCAACATATGAAAGTCAAATGGATAAATTCAACACTATAGCTTATAGAGGAAAAGGTTTTGTCAAAACACATATTGCATGGGATATGTTTAGAGTAAATTTAGAACATCTTTTTACTCTTTCAAAGGCTAAAATTTATAATGCCACAGAAGGTGGAGCAAGGATAGAAGGAAGTATAGAAAAACCTTTTAAAACATTATGCGAAACTTTATTAAAAGAAAAAATTGATAAAAATTTTGAAAGATTAGATAATTTAAAATATACCAAAAAACAAGAATATCTTCTAAAAGCTTATCATCAAATCAACTTACTTTTAAAAGATATCACACATTATTTACAAAAATACACTGATATAATTTTATTTATCAAAGATAATTTTGACAATTTTTCAAAAATTATACAATTTTTAAATGATTTTGATTTAGATGATTTTAAAAATAATGAATTAATTAAACTTTTACTCACATGTTATTTAGAACAAATGCGTTTTGTCTTAGCCAAAATTTACACAATCATTCCAAGTGATGAAAATATTCTTTTACAAAAAAATCAAGCTTGGATTAATTTACATTTAGAGTATTTTCAACTGATAGTAATTACTCTAGAAAATTTAAAAAACCTTATCTTACAAAATAAAAAAATTATTGAAAATGAACTTTTAAAAAATGATTTAGAAAAATATATTAAAAATTGA